The Salinibacterium sp. M195 genome includes a window with the following:
- a CDS encoding ABC transporter permease, translated as MTTTTPTSTTTPNPAASSPVMNWLNDGWITTRRNLIKIKRVPDILVFTTLQPIMFVLLFTYVYAGVIDIPGSTYTEFIMAGIFAQTVVFGSTYSGSAMAQDLKDGIIDRFRTLPMSPSAVLVGRTNGDLLINSISMIVMMATGLIVGWRINSSPLEAIAAIALLLLFAYALSWVMAFIGMSVRSPEVINNVSFLVLFPLTFISNAFVPAETLPGPLRVFAELNPVSALVQAARELFGNTPPGSAQSEVWSQQHPVLTVLIGIVVMLAIFVPLAIRKFASISTR; from the coding sequence ATGACCACCACCACGCCAACATCAACAACAACGCCCAATCCCGCCGCTTCTTCACCGGTCATGAATTGGTTGAATGACGGCTGGATCACCACTCGTCGTAACCTCATCAAGATCAAGCGCGTGCCCGATATCCTGGTGTTCACGACCCTGCAGCCCATTATGTTTGTGCTGCTTTTTACCTATGTCTATGCCGGAGTCATCGACATTCCCGGCAGCACCTACACCGAGTTCATCATGGCCGGAATCTTTGCGCAGACCGTGGTGTTTGGTTCGACTTATTCGGGGTCGGCAATGGCGCAGGATCTCAAAGACGGCATTATTGATCGCTTTCGAACGCTGCCCATGAGCCCTTCCGCGGTCCTAGTCGGTCGCACCAATGGCGACCTTCTCATCAACTCGATCTCGATGATCGTGATGATGGCGACAGGTCTCATTGTCGGATGGCGCATCAACTCAAGTCCGCTCGAGGCGATCGCCGCAATAGCTTTGTTGCTGCTGTTTGCCTACGCGCTCTCCTGGGTTATGGCCTTTATCGGGATGAGTGTGCGCAGTCCAGAAGTGATCAACAACGTGTCATTTTTGGTGCTCTTTCCTCTCACGTTCATTTCAAACGCGTTCGTTCCCGCCGAGACACTGCCGGGGCCACTGCGCGTATTTGCTGAGCTCAACCCTGTCTCAGCACTCGTGCAGGCCGCCCGTGAGCTCTTCGGCAACACCCCGCCAGGCTCAGCGCAATCTGAGGTGTGGTCGCAGCAGCATCCTGTGCTCACCGTGCTGATCGGGATCGTCGTTATGCTGGCAATTTTTGTGCCATTGGCCATACGTAAGTTCGCGAGTATCAGCACACGTTAG
- a CDS encoding LysR family transcriptional regulator substrate-binding protein, translating to MPSSFTAAFVLGATPGKWARVWNERLADVPLDLVSSEQADALAMLRSGAADVALVRLPIDLDFDGDRPLAAIPLYTERAVVVVPKDHPLAKSDVVRLMELNDENVVTDEWREATELVAANVGVAVMPQSVARALMRRDVVAKMLDDGPQWQVAIAWRDGSVDPHVEEFIGIVRGRTARSSRGMASGSESDELVAEAGASKVAPKKQQQQNQSKTRIKYPRANSRRPTRPGKRQPKKR from the coding sequence ATGCCTTCGTCATTCACTGCTGCCTTTGTTCTCGGTGCAACTCCGGGAAAGTGGGCACGAGTGTGGAATGAACGGCTCGCAGATGTGCCTCTGGATCTCGTTTCGAGCGAACAAGCGGACGCCCTCGCAATGTTGCGTAGTGGCGCTGCTGATGTCGCGCTCGTGCGTTTGCCGATCGATCTTGATTTCGATGGTGATCGACCACTAGCGGCAATTCCGCTCTATACGGAACGTGCCGTGGTCGTTGTTCCCAAAGATCATCCGCTCGCTAAATCCGACGTCGTTCGTTTGATGGAACTGAACGATGAAAACGTGGTTACCGATGAATGGCGAGAAGCAACAGAGCTTGTTGCGGCGAACGTCGGGGTGGCGGTAATGCCTCAATCCGTGGCCAGAGCGCTGATGCGTCGCGATGTGGTCGCGAAGATGCTCGACGATGGTCCGCAGTGGCAGGTTGCTATCGCCTGGCGAGATGGATCGGTCGACCCTCATGTCGAAGAATTTATTGGCATCGTTCGTGGGCGTACCGCGCGGAGCTCACGTGGCATGGCAAGCGGTTCAGAATCTGACGAACTCGTCGCAGAGGCTGGCGCGTCCAAGGTGGCCCCCAAAAAACAGCAACAACAGAATCAGTCGAAAACGCGTATCAAGTATCCGCGAGCAAACTCGCGTCGCCCGACTCGCCCGGGCAAACGTCAACCTAAGAAGCGCTAA
- a CDS encoding GNAT family N-acetyltransferase produces the protein MTNNFSLHPVDETSANVLNDRGLRYGLVDTSDRESFAEWIQADSRGFHGAIMSQEQVDSTIAGVAYRRTVGVWDETLVEPQIPVATTSSWTEQLTVPGGRSIDAWAISSVTVSPTHRRRGIARALLEGELKSAAAMGLPLAMLTVSESTIYGRFGFGPAVFASALTIDAKRATFTSNQRPGRLQPVSPSDFRDKAPELFERIRTSTPGQIEIWPLRWEQIAGVAPGDEEHNKNTRIVRFDDEAGAPRGFVVYRVTGGSADFTKHKLTVDYLLAESSDAYEALWRFVLEVDLVHEVNSDLRSIDEPLLWHLTDRRAVTATPTDHLWLRILDVPAALQARRYEAPARICFDISDSLGFAHGTFLLEVDEAGAAHATPVDEVPSGAAAVALTINELSSLYLGGVAVDSLVASGRVRELTPGAALVLERTFHSPVAPWLSVWF, from the coding sequence ATGACCAACAACTTTTCGCTCCATCCCGTTGATGAAACATCGGCAAATGTGCTGAATGATCGTGGCTTGCGTTACGGGCTAGTTGATACGTCAGATCGTGAATCGTTTGCTGAGTGGATTCAGGCGGATTCTCGCGGTTTTCACGGCGCCATCATGTCACAGGAGCAGGTCGATTCGACCATTGCGGGGGTCGCCTACCGGCGTACCGTCGGGGTGTGGGACGAGACCTTGGTCGAACCACAGATTCCCGTCGCCACGACGAGTTCCTGGACTGAACAGCTGACGGTGCCGGGTGGTCGCAGCATCGACGCCTGGGCTATCAGTTCTGTCACTGTTTCCCCCACGCATCGGCGTCGCGGCATCGCGCGGGCACTTCTTGAGGGCGAGCTGAAGTCAGCCGCCGCTATGGGATTGCCCCTCGCCATGCTCACGGTCTCTGAGTCGACGATCTACGGACGATTCGGATTCGGACCAGCTGTGTTTGCTTCAGCGTTGACGATCGATGCCAAGCGTGCCACTTTCACCTCGAACCAGCGGCCCGGCAGATTGCAGCCCGTGTCCCCTTCTGACTTTCGCGATAAGGCTCCGGAACTCTTCGAACGCATCCGCACATCGACACCGGGACAGATTGAGATCTGGCCGCTGCGCTGGGAGCAAATAGCCGGAGTCGCTCCGGGCGATGAAGAGCACAATAAGAACACTCGGATCGTCAGATTTGACGATGAGGCTGGCGCGCCACGAGGGTTCGTCGTCTATCGCGTTACCGGTGGCAGCGCCGATTTCACCAAGCACAAGTTGACCGTGGACTACTTGCTCGCCGAAAGTTCCGACGCTTACGAGGCGCTGTGGCGTTTCGTTCTCGAGGTCGACCTTGTGCACGAGGTGAATTCAGATTTACGCTCGATCGACGAACCATTGCTCTGGCATTTGACTGACCGGCGCGCCGTTACCGCTACTCCCACAGACCACTTATGGCTACGAATTCTCGACGTGCCTGCGGCGCTACAGGCTCGCCGTTACGAGGCACCGGCACGCATTTGTTTTGACATCTCAGATTCCTTGGGATTTGCGCACGGGACGTTTCTCTTAGAGGTCGATGAAGCTGGGGCTGCACACGCAACCCCGGTTGATGAAGTTCCCTCAGGCGCCGCAGCCGTCGCACTCACGATCAACGAACTTAGTTCTTTGTATCTTGGGGGAGTCGCCGTCGACTCTCTCGTCGCTTCCGGCCGCGTCCGTGAGCTCACTCCTGGGGCAGCATTGGTGCTTGAGCGCACATTTCATTCACCAGTTGCGCCGTGGTTAAGCGTGTGGTTCTAG
- a CDS encoding GDSL-type esterase/lipase family protein gives MFATLGHLAMKSFMTVWTYSSPHSWRGLPQPEPGPPVTVAGPHLDRVLLCGSGIVVGYGVSSHELALGGSLARSLTALTNHGTEVTTVTGPRLRPQAAQSRLSTAALEGIDAVVLSFGTFDLLTFLPAEVWGRRMGELVDSVQRNLPPEAHIFVLECTAPKMSSFASVYQRRLVSLTSEYNHKLRSLVRQRDRVHQIDFAPEPEDPEAIEGRQSYREWADLIAPGVAKELRRSA, from the coding sequence ATGTTCGCCACCCTAGGACATCTCGCCATGAAGTCATTCATGACTGTCTGGACCTATAGCTCTCCCCACTCGTGGCGAGGGTTGCCTCAGCCAGAGCCTGGTCCTCCAGTGACCGTCGCTGGTCCCCACCTCGATCGTGTGTTGTTGTGTGGTTCCGGCATTGTTGTCGGGTACGGGGTTTCTTCACACGAATTAGCACTCGGCGGCTCGCTCGCGCGGTCGCTCACCGCGCTCACCAACCACGGAACAGAAGTCACCACCGTGACGGGGCCACGACTGCGACCACAAGCGGCGCAGTCTCGGTTGAGCACTGCAGCATTGGAGGGAATCGATGCAGTAGTTCTTTCCTTCGGCACTTTTGATCTACTCACGTTTCTCCCTGCCGAGGTTTGGGGCCGGAGGATGGGCGAGCTTGTCGATTCTGTACAGCGGAACTTGCCACCGGAAGCGCACATATTCGTGCTCGAATGCACTGCACCAAAAATGTCCAGTTTTGCCAGCGTCTATCAAAGGCGACTCGTATCCCTGACGTCGGAATACAACCACAAACTTCGGTCGCTGGTGCGACAGCGCGACCGCGTACATCAGATCGACTTCGCCCCCGAGCCGGAAGATCCCGAGGCAATAGAAGGCCGTCAGAGCTATCGCGAATGGGCAGATCTCATCGCACCAGGTGTCGCCAAGGAACTCCGCCGATCCGCTTAA
- a CDS encoding glutathione peroxidase → MTELRDIPLTTIDGTSTSLADYSDKVVLIVNVASRCGLSPQYEQLEELQKIYGERGFAVLGFPSNQFLQELGSEEAIQEYCSTTWGVTFPMFEKVKLNGRSAHPLYTELKKTPDDLGKAGRVMWNFEKFLVMPNDDVRRFRPTTVPDDPAIVTAIEAALPA, encoded by the coding sequence GTGACTGAACTCCGCGACATCCCTCTGACCACTATTGACGGCACATCAACTTCGCTTGCTGACTACAGCGACAAGGTAGTTCTCATCGTGAACGTAGCTTCCCGATGTGGCCTATCTCCGCAGTATGAGCAGTTAGAGGAGTTGCAGAAAATCTACGGCGAACGAGGGTTTGCCGTTCTCGGCTTTCCCAGTAATCAGTTTTTGCAGGAACTCGGCTCTGAAGAGGCGATTCAGGAATACTGCTCAACGACGTGGGGCGTCACGTTCCCCATGTTCGAAAAGGTCAAGCTCAATGGGCGGTCTGCTCACCCGCTGTACACCGAACTCAAGAAGACTCCAGACGATCTAGGCAAAGCAGGTCGGGTCATGTGGAACTTCGAAAAATTCTTGGTCATGCCGAACGATGACGTGCGGCGTTTTCGGCCGACAACGGTTCCGGATGACCCGGCGATCGTCACGGCGATCGAAGCCGCCCTCCCGGCTTAG
- a CDS encoding DarT ssDNA thymidine ADP-ribosyltransferase family protein: MSGTECIHGFQNQLCDSCFPKAAPAKPVTRATTSSRAKRVPGAPRASSNKLPALADQRVYHITHISNLENILRTGQLVAASQIETPILDVSSTLTRELRGTAIFSTGEPVDRYVPFSLVPESNVWRELRDGASEPRWSDAARSASSTDFVFLVTTIRALGNDAVLADGDAAAALTRFATDEDAMKRMLGNLRADELTDDAEVLIHGSFAFDEVQLVGVASDRARDRVKQLLDAASFSTKVAVYPPWFIQ; the protein is encoded by the coding sequence ATGAGCGGCACAGAGTGCATCCACGGCTTCCAGAATCAACTATGCGATTCCTGCTTCCCCAAGGCTGCCCCTGCCAAGCCAGTAACGCGGGCCACAACATCGTCGCGTGCAAAGCGCGTTCCTGGCGCGCCACGCGCGTCGTCAAATAAATTGCCGGCTCTTGCCGATCAGCGGGTCTACCACATCACCCACATCAGCAATCTAGAGAACATTCTTCGCACCGGTCAACTGGTTGCTGCGTCGCAGATCGAAACTCCGATCTTAGACGTTAGCTCGACGCTTACTCGAGAGCTTCGGGGAACCGCGATCTTCAGCACGGGGGAGCCCGTTGATCGTTATGTGCCGTTCAGCCTCGTTCCCGAGTCGAACGTCTGGCGCGAGCTTCGCGATGGTGCCAGCGAACCTCGGTGGTCCGATGCAGCTCGCAGCGCTTCCTCGACAGATTTCGTATTTTTGGTGACGACCATTCGAGCGTTGGGAAACGACGCCGTTCTCGCCGATGGTGATGCCGCTGCAGCGCTCACCCGGTTTGCCACAGACGAAGACGCGATGAAGCGGATGCTGGGCAATCTTCGTGCAGATGAACTCACCGATGACGCCGAAGTATTGATCCATGGATCGTTTGCGTTCGATGAAGTGCAACTCGTCGGCGTTGCAAGCGACCGAGCACGTGATCGTGTTAAGCAGTTGCTTGATGCCGCATCGTTTTCGACCAAGGTCGCTGTCTATCCGCCCTGGTTTATCCAATAA
- a CDS encoding ABC transporter ATP-binding protein has protein sequence MPDPTSLSPPALEVIGLTKRFGDKLAVNSVDLVVPSGSFFGLVGPNGAGKTTTLSMATGLLRPDSGTVSVHGLDVWTNLVESKRRIGVLSDGVRLFDRLTGLQLVTYAGLLSGMERSVVAERAADLLDVFDLESVSGTLVVDYSAGMTKKIALACALIHAPQVLVLDEPFESVDPVSGANIRDILHEFVESGGTVIVSSHAMDLVQRMCDHVAVIADGRVLASGTTDEVRGDSTLEDRFVELVGGRRHGKGPEWLRIS, from the coding sequence GTGCCCGATCCCACATCCCTTTCTCCTCCCGCGCTAGAAGTTATTGGACTCACCAAGAGGTTTGGCGACAAACTTGCCGTGAATTCCGTAGATCTCGTGGTGCCCAGCGGTTCCTTCTTTGGTCTCGTGGGCCCGAACGGGGCCGGGAAGACCACGACACTATCGATGGCTACCGGACTCCTTCGTCCCGATTCCGGCACAGTGTCTGTGCATGGTCTTGACGTGTGGACCAACCTCGTCGAGTCGAAACGGCGTATTGGCGTGCTGAGCGACGGGGTGCGGCTGTTCGACCGACTCACCGGGCTGCAACTGGTGACCTACGCCGGGCTCTTGAGTGGCATGGAACGTTCCGTCGTTGCCGAGCGGGCTGCTGACCTTCTCGACGTGTTCGATCTTGAATCTGTTAGCGGAACGCTTGTCGTCGACTATTCCGCGGGGATGACCAAGAAGATCGCGCTCGCGTGCGCCCTCATCCACGCACCGCAAGTGCTTGTGCTCGACGAGCCTTTTGAGTCTGTCGATCCGGTTTCCGGCGCGAACATTCGGGACATCTTGCACGAGTTCGTCGAGTCTGGTGGCACTGTGATCGTTTCTAGCCATGCCATGGATCTCGTTCAACGTATGTGCGATCACGTTGCTGTGATCGCGGACGGCCGAGTACTCGCATCGGGAACCACCGACGAAGTGCGAGGCGATTCCACGCTCGAGGATCGGTTCGTTGAGCTTGTGGGCGGGCGCCGCCATGGAAAGGGCCCCGAGTGGTTGCGCATCTCGTAA
- a CDS encoding GAF domain-containing protein, which translates to MWPIIKLWLAVVPQAWSGLSVPSDDPRSEAVGPDPDRVLLLGPGKSAGYGVDTHELGLGGHLARELATLTKRGCSVDIISDPAMSTGDSRVAISWARLEKFDALVLTLGGADSLRARSSISWRRDVTALLNTVEERGSGTLHTFILGIAPIDAILSLPPALMRIVNLNIENLNAITEEVCRSRVSVTFVPIRPTQEMSPIRLESRTYRYWAGELAPVIAARLAHIAVRPSFGAAANPRAAPFDGAALTSNPVSNTLTSIMHSARELFGTSGAAVTFHNQEAHWFTSTSGVGDMRRDEAGAFCSAAFTTRGLVVLEDTLHDPRFSEHPWVVRGPRIRFYAGYPISAPNGDIVGAVCVFDTGPRTFDSSHESLLRELALRAEAAIHDQ; encoded by the coding sequence GTGTGGCCAATTATCAAGCTGTGGCTTGCCGTAGTTCCGCAAGCGTGGAGCGGCTTGAGCGTGCCCAGCGATGATCCGCGGTCAGAAGCCGTCGGGCCAGATCCAGACCGCGTACTTCTCCTCGGTCCAGGTAAGTCGGCGGGTTACGGCGTGGATACCCACGAACTTGGTTTGGGCGGCCACCTTGCCCGCGAACTCGCCACCCTGACCAAACGCGGCTGCAGCGTCGACATCATTTCTGACCCGGCGATGTCGACCGGCGACTCTCGTGTCGCGATTAGCTGGGCGCGTTTAGAGAAGTTCGACGCGCTCGTTCTGACTCTCGGTGGAGCTGACAGTCTGCGCGCACGATCGAGCATTTCATGGCGGCGAGATGTGACAGCGCTCCTCAATACCGTTGAGGAGCGGGGGAGCGGCACGTTGCACACCTTCATCTTAGGAATTGCTCCAATAGATGCGATACTTTCGCTTCCGCCTGCCCTGATGCGAATCGTCAACCTCAACATCGAGAATCTCAACGCGATTACTGAAGAAGTGTGTAGATCGCGTGTGTCCGTCACTTTCGTCCCGATAAGGCCGACTCAAGAGATGTCACCTATTCGGCTCGAGAGCCGCACTTATCGATACTGGGCAGGTGAGCTAGCTCCTGTTATCGCTGCCCGTCTCGCCCACATTGCTGTTCGGCCGTCATTTGGCGCTGCGGCCAACCCTCGCGCTGCACCATTCGACGGCGCAGCACTCACATCGAACCCAGTCTCGAATACGTTGACCTCAATCATGCACTCCGCTCGTGAGTTGTTTGGGACCAGCGGTGCAGCGGTCACTTTTCACAACCAAGAGGCGCACTGGTTCACTTCCACTTCGGGCGTTGGCGACATGCGACGAGATGAAGCAGGCGCCTTCTGTAGCGCAGCCTTCACTACGCGCGGTCTTGTGGTTCTTGAAGACACCTTGCACGACCCACGTTTTTCAGAACATCCTTGGGTTGTTAGAGGACCCCGGATTCGGTTCTATGCTGGATATCCGATTTCCGCCCCCAACGGCGACATCGTCGGCGCCGTCTGTGTCTTTGATACAGGGCCGCGCACCTTTGATTCCAGCCACGAATCACTCCTCCGAGAACTAGCTCTCCGTGCAGAAGCGGCGATACACGATCAATAA
- a CDS encoding M18 family aminopeptidase has product MTAALDHIHDLASFVTASPSSFHAVAEAARRLREAGFSELQESEDWNGARTRKAAKYFVIRDGAIAAWIQPTKATATTPFRILGAHTDSPSFKLKPQPTTGNEGMLQAGVEVYGGPLLNSWLDRELELAGRIIFSDGTTELVRTGPLLRFPQLAVHLDRKVNDGLTLKRQAHMNPVLGLGETADADLLEHLAALLSSESSKRKAADIDGYDIVLADTATPAVFGLEDKLFASGRLDNLSSVHAGLVALIGLTTRLDHVPVFVAFDHEEVGSATRSGAAGPFLADLLVRIGQGLGGTDTDRMRAVAGSWCLSSDAGHAAHPNYPERHDPANRPRLGGGPLLKINANQRYATDGVGAAEWARACRQAGVEYQEFVSHNDMPCGSTIGPITATRLGIRTIDVGLPLLSMHSAREMCGVADPLALTSAIAAFYSPA; this is encoded by the coding sequence ATGACAGCTGCCCTCGACCACATCCATGACCTCGCCAGTTTCGTTACGGCATCCCCGTCATCGTTTCATGCTGTAGCCGAAGCGGCCCGCCGCCTGCGCGAGGCCGGTTTCAGCGAGCTGCAGGAATCCGAGGACTGGAACGGCGCTCGAACCCGCAAAGCAGCAAAGTACTTCGTCATTCGTGATGGAGCGATCGCCGCCTGGATTCAGCCGACTAAGGCAACCGCGACAACACCGTTCCGCATTCTCGGGGCCCACACGGATTCTCCGAGCTTCAAGCTAAAACCGCAACCAACCACGGGTAACGAAGGAATGCTTCAGGCTGGTGTCGAAGTATATGGCGGCCCACTACTGAATTCGTGGCTCGATCGCGAACTAGAACTAGCTGGGCGAATCATCTTCAGCGACGGAACCACCGAACTAGTGCGCACGGGTCCACTCCTTCGTTTCCCTCAGCTCGCGGTGCATCTTGACCGCAAGGTCAACGATGGGCTTACGCTCAAACGACAGGCGCATATGAACCCGGTTCTCGGGTTAGGGGAAACGGCAGATGCCGACCTTCTCGAACATCTCGCGGCTCTCTTGTCGTCCGAGTCTTCGAAGCGTAAGGCTGCAGACATTGACGGCTATGACATCGTCCTTGCGGACACCGCCACGCCCGCAGTCTTTGGGCTCGAAGACAAATTATTTGCTTCCGGTCGGCTCGACAACCTCTCGTCGGTTCACGCCGGCTTGGTTGCACTAATCGGGCTCACCACCAGACTCGATCACGTTCCCGTTTTTGTTGCCTTCGACCACGAAGAAGTCGGCTCAGCGACACGCTCAGGCGCCGCAGGCCCATTCCTCGCGGATCTTCTTGTCCGGATCGGTCAAGGGCTTGGGGGCACAGATACCGACCGAATGCGCGCTGTAGCTGGATCCTGGTGCCTGTCATCTGACGCCGGCCATGCTGCTCATCCGAACTACCCTGAACGCCACGACCCGGCGAATCGACCGCGCCTCGGCGGCGGCCCGCTGCTCAAGATCAACGCGAACCAACGCTACGCAACAGACGGTGTTGGTGCCGCCGAATGGGCACGCGCTTGCCGCCAAGCGGGGGTCGAATATCAAGAATTTGTTTCTCATAACGACATGCCGTGCGGTTCAACGATCGGCCCGATCACGGCGACCCGACTCGGTATCCGCACGATTGATGTTGGCCTGCCACTGTTGTCGATGCACTCAGCACGCGAGATGTGTGGAGTCGCAGATCCGCTCGCGCTCACCAGCGCGATTGCTGCTTTCTATTCACCGGCTTAG
- a CDS encoding GNAT family N-acetyltransferase — protein MTTQFVHEKDSNRYVMTVDDALVAVADYRSNGASISFNHTYTQPEHRGKGYAGQLVRFAMDDVESNSEKRVLPMCWYVAEWFDANPERATLLSR, from the coding sequence ATGACTACGCAATTTGTGCACGAGAAAGACTCGAACCGCTACGTGATGACGGTTGATGATGCCCTCGTTGCTGTCGCGGACTACCGCTCGAATGGTGCGTCAATCTCGTTCAACCACACCTATACGCAACCAGAGCATCGAGGCAAAGGCTATGCGGGACAACTCGTTAGATTCGCGATGGATGACGTTGAGTCCAACAGCGAAAAACGCGTTCTGCCGATGTGCTGGTACGTAGCGGAGTGGTTCGACGCAAACCCCGAACGCGCAACGCTGCTTTCTCGTTAG
- a CDS encoding ATP-binding cassette domain-containing protein, which produces MSYIEAVDLKKTYTPKGAAPVHALDGLNLEVPQGTVTALLGPNGAGKTTTVKVLTTLIRPDSGSATINGIDVIASPERIRPMIGVSGQYAAVDENLTGFENLDMVGRLYHLGAKQSRERARELINLFDLAEAQNRPVKGFSGGMRRRIDLAGALVMRPPVLFLDEPTTGLDPRSRLGMWDVITTLVGEGTTVLLTTQYLEEADQLADSISVIDDGKVIAQGTSDELKASIGGQRVEVSLVSLDDATAAHEILTRFGSTAPTVSLDGRGLTVNAEDAPAALQLILTDFASRGIQLYDAGMRRPTLDDVFLKLTGHTASTADAETTATESAAPAQKVQK; this is translated from the coding sequence GTGAGTTATATCGAAGCAGTAGACCTCAAGAAAACGTATACGCCCAAAGGCGCCGCCCCGGTGCATGCTCTCGACGGCCTCAATCTTGAGGTACCTCAGGGCACAGTGACGGCACTTCTCGGCCCCAATGGTGCTGGCAAGACCACCACCGTGAAGGTGCTCACCACTCTCATCCGGCCCGATTCAGGGTCGGCAACCATCAACGGTATTGATGTCATCGCGTCCCCTGAACGCATCCGGCCCATGATCGGCGTGTCCGGTCAGTACGCTGCCGTCGATGAAAACCTTACGGGTTTCGAAAACCTCGACATGGTCGGCCGCCTGTACCACCTCGGTGCGAAGCAGTCTCGAGAGCGAGCACGCGAGCTCATCAACCTTTTTGACCTCGCCGAAGCTCAAAACCGCCCGGTCAAGGGGTTCTCTGGTGGCATGAGGCGACGCATCGACCTCGCCGGCGCCCTCGTTATGCGACCCCCGGTGCTCTTTTTGGATGAGCCGACCACGGGGCTCGATCCGCGCAGTCGCTTGGGCATGTGGGACGTCATCACCACACTCGTGGGGGAGGGCACCACTGTGCTCCTCACTACCCAATACCTCGAAGAAGCCGACCAACTCGCTGACAGCATTTCGGTCATCGATGACGGCAAGGTCATCGCTCAGGGAACCTCTGACGAACTCAAGGCATCCATCGGTGGACAGCGAGTCGAAGTGAGCTTGGTGTCGCTGGATGATGCGACCGCCGCCCACGAGATTCTCACCCGCTTCGGCAGCACCGCACCTACCGTGAGCCTCGACGGCCGCGGTCTGACCGTCAACGCGGAAGACGCTCCTGCCGCGCTGCAACTGATTCTGACCGACTTCGCTAGCCGGGGCATCCAGCTCTATGACGCGGGGATGCGCCGCCCCACCCTTGATGATGTGTTCTTGAAGCTCACTGGCCACACGGCAAGCACGGCGGATGCCGAGACCACCGCTACGGAATCAGCAGCGCCAGCACAGAAGGTACAGAAATGA
- a CDS encoding DUF5997 family protein, which yields MKPATVAKKLGIYLPAAPEEFRESEISREEFTALLESPPEWLTQLRNEGPHPRLVVAQKLGVSTSGLARAGAPDVMTTSEIKALLVEMPKWLVEERSVHAAVNEENARIKTERSAKAARK from the coding sequence ATGAAGCCCGCGACAGTTGCCAAGAAGCTCGGTATTTACCTGCCAGCCGCTCCCGAAGAGTTCCGCGAATCCGAAATTAGCCGCGAAGAATTTACCGCGCTCCTTGAGTCGCCTCCGGAGTGGTTGACACAGCTTCGCAACGAAGGTCCGCATCCTCGGCTGGTTGTCGCGCAGAAACTCGGCGTTTCGACGTCAGGTCTGGCACGCGCCGGCGCTCCTGACGTGATGACCACATCAGAGATTAAGGCGTTGCTGGTCGAAATGCCCAAGTGGCTAGTTGAAGAACGATCGGTGCATGCTGCGGTCAATGAAGAGAACGCTCGGATCAAAACAGAACGATCAGCCAAAGCGGCTCGCAAATAG